The DNA region CCGCACGCCGCCGTGCCGCCGACACCGGGCGCCTGCACGCGGCACGGTACTTCTTCCATTACGAGCTGCCCAGGGTCGCCGCCTGGCTGAAGGTGGTGGAAACGCGCGACCCCACCTGCGCCGACATGCCGGAAGACGCCTTCTGACGATGGCTTCGGCACGCACGCTGGCATGGATCGACCGCCTGATCTGGATGCTCATCTACGGCGGCCTGTTCGGCGTCGTCCTGGGCGTCGCCACGCACGGTGCGCACGTCGTCGCCGGCTGGTCGCTGGGCGTGCTCGGCGGCATCGCGACCGCGGCGGGCCTGGTGCTCATCGGCGTGCGGTCGCGCCTGGGTGAACCCCCGCCCGGCGGCGCACAATCTTCCGCACAACAACGAGATCCACCATGACCCGCACCATCCAGCAACTGTTCGATCTCCGGGGCAAGACCGCCCTGGTCACCGGCGGCTCGCGTGGCCTGGGCCTGCAGCTGGCGCACGCGCTGGGCGAGGCCGGCGCCCGCATCATGCTCACCTCCCGCAAGGCCGCCGACCTGGAGGAGGCCGCCGCCGAACTGCAGGCCGACGGCATCGACGCGCGCTGGATCGCGGCCGATGCCTCGCGCGAGGAGGACATCCGCCGCATGGCCGACCAGACGCTCGAGCGCATGGGCGATGTCCACATCCTGGTGAACAACGCCGGTGCCGCCTGGGGCGCCCCGGCCGAGGACCACCCGGTGGAGGCCTGGGACAAGCTGATGAACCTGAACGTGCGCGGCTATTTCATCCTGTCGCAGCACCTGGCGAAGCACTGCATGATCGAGCGCCGCTACGGCCGCATCATCAACATCGCATCGATCGCCGGGCTGGGCGGCAACCCGCCCGAGATGCAGACCCTGGCCTACAACACCTCCAAGGGCGCCGTCCTCAACTTCACCCGTGCGCTCGGGGCCGAATGGGGCAGGTACAACATCACGGTCAATGCCATCTGCCCGGGCTTCTTCCCCAGCAGGATGACCCGCGGCACGCTGGATCGCCTGGGCGAGGACCAGCTTGCCGCCCATGCGCCGCTGCGCCGCCTGGGCGACGACGAGGACCTCAAGGGAACGGCACTGCTGTTCGCCTCCGACGCCGGCAAGCACATCACCGGCCAGTGGCTGGCCGTGGACGGCGGGGTCAGCATGGTCACGGGGGGATGATGGACAGCAAGACCTTCGGCGTCGCCATCCCGTTCGTCGAGCACCTCGGCTTCCGCCTGGTGCGGATGGAGGAGGGCGAGTCGCGCATCGACTTCGAGCCCGGCCCCGAGCACATGAACTCGTTCAACGTGGCACACGGCGGGGTGGTGATGACCCTGCTGGACGTCACCATGGCCACGGCGGCGCGCAGCCTCGAGATGGACATGGGCGTGGTGACCATCGAGATGAAGACCAGCTTCATGCAGCCCTCGCGCGGCCAGCTCCAGGGCCTGGGCCGGCTGATGCACCGCACGGCCACCATGGCCTTCACCGAGGCGCGCATCGTCGACGCCGCCGGGCGCACCTGCGCCCACGCCACCGGCACCTTCAAGTACGTCAAGCGCCTGCCCATCGGCCCCAAGGGCTCGCAGGCGCTGAACATCTCGACCGACTGAGCCAGGAGCCACCATGCCCAAGAACCGCCAGATCCTGCTGGACAGCCGCCCCCAGGGCGAGGCCAGCGTCTCCAACTTCAAGCTGGTGTCCGCCGACACGCCCGCGCTGCAGGACGGGCAGGTGCTGGTGCGCCACCGCTACCTGAGCCTCGACCCCTACATGCGGGGCCGCATGAACGACAGCAAGAGCTACGCGCAGCCGCAGCCGCTGGGGCAGGTGATGATCGGCGGCACCGTGGGCGAGGTGGTCGAGAGCCGGCACCCGAAGTTCGCGGCCGGCGACCAGGTGGTCGGCATGGGCGGCTGGCAGGAGTACAGCGTGGTCGATGCGGGCCAGCCCGGCGCGGTGCGCAAGGTCGACACCACGCAGGTGCCGCTGTCGCAGTATCTCGGCGCGGTCGGCATGCCCGGCGTCACCGCCTGGTACGGGCTGGTGAAGATCATCGAGCCCAAGGCCGGCCAGACCGTGGTGGTCAGCGCGG from Ramlibacter pinisoli includes:
- a CDS encoding SDR family oxidoreductase encodes the protein MTRTIQQLFDLRGKTALVTGGSRGLGLQLAHALGEAGARIMLTSRKAADLEEAAAELQADGIDARWIAADASREEDIRRMADQTLERMGDVHILVNNAGAAWGAPAEDHPVEAWDKLMNLNVRGYFILSQHLAKHCMIERRYGRIINIASIAGLGGNPPEMQTLAYNTSKGAVLNFTRALGAEWGRYNITVNAICPGFFPSRMTRGTLDRLGEDQLAAHAPLRRLGDDEDLKGTALLFASDAGKHITGQWLAVDGGVSMVTGG
- a CDS encoding PaaI family thioesterase; amino-acid sequence: MDSKTFGVAIPFVEHLGFRLVRMEEGESRIDFEPGPEHMNSFNVAHGGVVMTLLDVTMATAARSLEMDMGVVTIEMKTSFMQPSRGQLQGLGRLMHRTATMAFTEARIVDAAGRTCAHATGTFKYVKRLPIGPKGSQALNISTD